The stretch of DNA tcccgttgactcaaaaccatgaaatttggcaggtaacctaactgcgtaattttgggtagcttttttaatcgataaagaaagtttgcgacattgttcaataaaaaatttggattccaactcctcaatcctgatgttgcaggggacctgactactaaagctaatgggatttaaaaagtgtcgattattaattgatattgaaggtatctataccaagtaaacactttgtcgttgacctcaaccctgatgctgtaagaaattgcattcctaaatcctggtgatccctcgggatttgaaaaggataatccgtttaaatattcttacgtgatacagaaacaagttgcatcccggggacgggctattacggagaggcaacttttgttctgggaaatgaaaggatcgggatttttaaaaacctaaatccacgcgagcgaagctgcgggcattagctagttgtaaatatatttagaagctactataagataatagataaggtacttatttccttatatttttattgtatggcagcgcgcggttttaaattataaattgcacgtcctgtccttttctgtaatacatttttttctcaatatctaccgctttatctcatagcaagagtccgtaagacataatacagtgaaaataggcaaaatatacaatttttgcagtttccacgtcagtacctgtcgaatttttctaacagtgtaagcagcagagctgagtttaccatcaagtgttgatatgtgggtgttccatagaagctttgcatctaacattataccgagaaacacggggttctcctttattttcaacatatgattatttatcaatgaatttatgtcatttaaggtcctggtattgggcagtgtgaattcaacacacttagatttctttgcatttggaagtaaattgttagcaataaatcagagagtgacctgtgatatggcattacatatagtatacattgtcaaaaattataatattaaagctgtgcgtattgcgtgaggaataggttgcaagagagttgcaacttgcagggtttgatgcatacgctattgccagcaaacatgagacatatttttatctacaggcaacgtctgagtaggtaacgcatacgtctaacgcaagttgaaatgtatttagttagacctattgacaagtttggagtcgggtgcagtctaaatgtggcccgtgtgtttagactgtccgtttctgtcagtttcacgtgtcgtcccccgcacttcaccaccccgcttgcacaaatcgagacagcacgaaattttcaagatttctgggtgtaatttctggttttcgtagttcccacataattataacaatataaaatatataacgataatttttttactacataatattcattaaattttctaggtctgtggtttttccaaatttcattaaattgcttcgttgtctagaaaaacgagcacaaagttgggcctttttttaaagaaaaatacaaatctttgagcccctgtaattttaaaactacatatttttagaaaaatctaaaacaccacagacacagatattagtttctagactatgtctgcaaaatttcatggactttggttgcttaatattcaaatgaaatgggaactacgattgtatggagtaagtgacggagagagctctgttaataatattataacttcaAATTCTTTATTATCAGTTCTTATCTTATCATCCACAGAATTTAATTACATAAATCTATATTAGATGCCTTATTATTTATATCAGttacataataattgttaacATAGCTAGTACAAGAAATAAGTTTGTCAAATTTTTACTTGACACTTTTTCTAGAAATTCAGAAATGTGTTTATGGGATGAAAAATGTGTCCAGGTATACCTACAGACGCTAAAGTTAATGGCAATTCGTATACAAGTGCGTCTCACTACACTACCACTATCTCTGTGATAGTGGTATAAAAAAAGAACAATTAAACAAACATATcgtgaaacaattttttttatcaattaaaaagttatttacgTACATACGAACTTGTACAACCTAAAAATTAACTAATCAGTTCGTGGTACTGATgcaagaaatatatttttatcacacACTTCTTCTAAATTTAtcaattcttcttcttcttttaaaattttattcttttCTGAAAAGTGTTTCTCTATTTCtacaattgttttattttttgtttcaggcAATACATTGTAaagaacataaataaatattgatgatgatatagcgtaaaataaaaatgatccGTGCGAGTTgaagtatttaaatatataaggaaaaacttttaaaacagTAGCCATAACAGCATTATTTAATAAAGCATAAACACCTAAAAATAAACTTCTACATTTTATAGGAGTCATTTCGCAAGCAAAACACATGCACATTAACATGGGACCGCAACTTATTGCGACTGAAAAGCCCGTCAAAATGAATAACGTTACGTATTTGTTTTCTGATATGGCATTTAAATGTACTAAATATAAATAGATTGataatacaaacaaaaacattaCTCCTATAGACGCTGAACCTAATAACAATGTACGTCGTTTCAGAAACTTGTTAAGAAAAACTCCAACATACATTCCAAGCACTGTAACACCATCTAACACAAGCATTCCTTCGTATGCTGTTGATTCACTTTCAGtgattgtttttataatatctaaaacATAGCCTGTACAAGCGAACTTTCCAGAAAAATGATAAAGGCATGTTATCAGCAGACAAAATATTAATGGTTTATAAAAGCTTCTCAGTGTTATTGAGTTCCATAATTTAATACAGCAGTTCTTTTGTTCATCTAACTGATGTTCACCTTTTCGTTTTAAATTCTCTTTTTGCGAATGTATAAGTTGTTTGAGTTCTTCTTCAGACTCCGTGTCATTTCCTTTTAACCAGTGATGACATTTTGCACACTCTACAAAACGTCCCTTAGTGGCCAACCAAACAGGCGACTCGGGCCAGAATAATGAGCTCACATTGTAGATACAACAAATAAATATCAATATGCCAATATTTTTCCAATGGTAAAATGTTCCGATAGCGTTTGCAATCCATATACCCCAAAAAAATGTTGCACCTTTGAAAGTGATAAGCATTCCCCTATACTTCGGAGATGTATATTCAGTGAAAACCATGATAGCAACCGTTAATTGAACTGCAGGGAACATTCCTTGTAAAAACCCACTTATTAAAAGTTCATTAACAGttgtactaaaataaaacaataaaacgcACACCAATGTATTAATCCATAAAATGACAAATGGTATTTTTCTTCCATATCTTTCTGCAATTATGGGAAAAATTAACACCATTGGAAGAGACCCGTAACTCGATATtgacactaaaataaaataatgtattccATAAAAGGTTCCGcatgaaaaatttaatatttttgaactcTATAAACTTACACAACCAAGACATTGTTTCGACGCTAATAGCTTCTGTTGAATTCGCTTGTTTTCGTATTTGCGGAACAAAAACTGTCGGGGCACCAAAGAATAatccataaataaaaaagtgtgaTGTTACTCCACTGCATAGAAACATCTGCAAGGTACAATATTTAACCTCTAGATCAAATAAAAATacgaatttaaataaatatatatgctAATTGTTATTTATAGCGGCAAaagtacacattctgtgacaactctctacctattatagcttgctgacagacagacaaatggacAGATGGACGCGAACGGATGGATGGAGGCTTAGAAATAAGGTCCCGTTGCAcactttgggtacggaaccctaaaaacatcaaaattagttcattgatttttgagaaaatcttgaacacatacctataataatattatatacgaaaatcacatacctacataataggtatataaaaggaaaagttatctgactgactgactgatctatcaacgcacagctaaagCCACTGGACTACactagctattatgacgtaatcatcagctaagaaaggatttttcaaaattaaacccctaagggtttaaaataggggtttgaaatatgtgtagtccacgcgaacgaagtcgctatcataagctagtattatatacgGGTTGAATTCAGACCCTCCTTTTTTGAATTCGGTAAAGTAATAGTAAGTGAATTGTATGTGAACGAAATCCCTCACCTGTCTTAATACCGGGGTCCATGAAGTCTTTCTGGTGCTGGTAATAGTAAAATCTTTTTCGTGtgatttttccattttttaaaAAGGTcttataaaaattatgtttatcaCCAAACACGAGCTTATGAACTGTTCAAATGCAATTAAATGATGACAGCATAATAAGgtttatttgtaaaagtttgataCCTGGCGTCTGTATAACTGGTTTGAATTATCggaatattattattgactccagcagataatattattaagatacGTGCCATTTAAGGCAAAACAGCATGTTAAAATCCCATCCGCCATCTATGCAATCTACCTTATATCTTGGCAAAATGTTTTTGACAAACTACTGATATGTAACATGATAAAATCTGTATCTGAATTTGCcctcgtctgtctgtctatctttctgCCAGTCCGTCTGACAGGAACTTATAACTTCTGAACTAATTAACGTAATTACATCACAAATAACATGTAAAtcgatagaaataatatttaaaaagtttgaagGGGCGTTCACACTTCACAGAAGCAAATGGAGGTGAAACACATTTTATCTTTACATTGgctacaaaaattttaaatggaCCCCAAAACTATTTTTGAGAGTTcatactaaaatttaaaaattagtgAAATAATGTTAAGCTAGTAAGAATGTACGTGAGAATGGTTAGGTATTTATACTGAAACACAGGTCTCTGTTCAAAGAATCTAactgatgttttgttataaTCCATAATTTAAAGGTTACTTACCATAAAATACTGGAGAAGGGTAGATCACAGGATTGCAAACAATGGAAGGCATGTGCTTTAGGAGATTTTTGCTGAAGACACTCAAAGTGAAGAGATACAAACATACTGATATTAAATGCGAAATGTATTTGTCTGACTGTTACCTTTTGTGGGCCCATTTGCTTagccaattttgataaaatttggtccAGAGATACTTAAATCTGGCATTTTTTAacctaaaaaatcaaaaaatctccacaatatttataaaacctaaatccgcgcagACAAAATTGCGGGCTTCACCTTAataataaaaaggaaaataaaaaatattatacctaaaaggttttattcaaattttctACAACTATTATCGCAAAAGTTAAAATGCCTAACTTAAACAAATTGGTAGTCACCGGGGACTGTCAACTGatgtgaaaacttaaaactatgaattAATGACAGTGGCTCATTAATTgcaaaatcaaaaattaaaataacattttttttaataataaatttatttatttaataaaatgtaggtacattatttcaacaaaatgtaggtacattatttcaacatattattaaaaaaatttatttatttattaaaaaaaaaaacataatttgtaAACCATTACTATGCCATTAATATCAGTTTAGTTTTAACATCTCTCGACACTTCAAGCATTATTAACTTTGAGGTGTCGGTAACGCTTATAGCTTACAGTTTTTACACATTCTGAAATCGCCCAACGTGcctaaatattttttcgtatcaATTAATTATGAGAATTGTGTTTTACGAAATTCTTCTGGATTCATcaactcttcttcttctttgacAATTTTGTTATCATCTGCAAAATACCTCTCTACTTCTAAGATTGTTTTATCCTTTGTTTCTGGTAACACTTTGTaaagaatgtaaataaatactgACGAAATAAAGCCATAGAATAAAAATACTCCGTGCAAatcaagatatttaaaaatataaggaaaattTTTTAGCACAGTACCCTTCATAGCACAACTTAATAATGCGTAAATGGCTAGAAATAAACTTCTACATTTTATCGGGATCATTTCGGTAGCAAAACATGTACACATTATCATAGGACCGCAACTTATTGCTATTGAAAAGCCCGTCAAAATGAATAAAGTTAAGTATTTGTTTTCCGATATGACACtcaaatttactaaatataaataggttgacaaaataaacaaaaacattacTCCTATAGATGCCGAGCCTAATAACAATGTACGCCGTTTTAGCAACTTATTAAGAAAAACTCCAGCATACATCCCAAGCACTGTAACACCATCTAACACAAGCATTGCTTCGTATGCTGTTGATTCATTTACAGtgattgttttaataatatctatGACGTAGCCTGTACAAACCAATTTTCctgaaaaattataaaggcATAATGTATATAGACAAAATATTAACGGTTTATAAAACCTTTTAGTTGTTACagagttaaaaaatttaatacagcAGTTATTTTGTCTATCTAATGAACGTTCTTGTTTTCGTCTTAAATTCtctttttccaaaaatataagTTGTTTAAGTTCTTCTTCAGAATCTGTGTCTCCTCCCTTTAACCAGCGATGGCATTTTGCACACTCATCAAAACGTCCGTTCGTAGCCAGCCAAACAGGTGAGTCAGGCCAGAATAATGAGctcatattgtaaatacagcaaataaatatcaaaatgcCGATATTTTTCCAATGGTAAAATGTTCCAATAGCGTTTGAAATCCATACACCCCAAAAAAATGTTGCAGCTTTAAAAGTGATAAATATGCCTCTATACTTGGGAGACGTGTATTCGTTGAGAACCATGATAGCGACCGTAAATTGTATTGCCGGCAGCATTCCTTGTAAAATTCCACTTATTAAGAGTTCAGTAACACTTGTACTAACATAAAACAACAAAACGCATACCAATGTATTAAGCCATAAAATAATGTATGGTACTTTTCTCCCATATCTTTTTGCAATTAAGGGGAAAATTAAAGTCCATGGAAGAGACCCGTAGCTGGAGATGGacactgaaataaaaatttctatTTCTGAAAAGTTCAGGGCGTATTATTTGAATCgttggaataaaataataaactcaCACAACCAAGATGCTGTTTCCATGCTAATAAATTCTGTTGAATTTGCTTCATTTCGTATTTGCGGAACAAAAACTGTCGGGGCACCAAAGAATAatccataaataaaaaagtttattgtTACTCCACTGCATACAAACATCTGTAAAGAACAAACAAAGCTTAATAGCAGATAATGTGATTTGAAATGTTTTTTTCGGAACAGCGTTACCGGGTGTGGTGGCAAGGGGCTGAGCCCTTGGGCTCGAAGAAATAACCGGAGAGGTCGGGGGGCAACGTCCTCCTAAGGGTGCCTCCTATGAGGCTTGGATCACGACTTATGATGACGTTGGGATAGATACTTTGGTTGGACTTGATTAGTCAGTGCGCCCACAAGGTCGTGGCGTGAGCCCACATCTCGGGGTGACGTTAGAAATTGATGACTTCGTCTTTGCCAGCGAAGACGCGGTAGGGGGGTTGAATTTGTGTGTTGCCGTACAAGATAGGGTGCATTGTTGATCATGATATTTTGATCGTTGGGGTTGTTAAGGACGTGCTTAGGGCGTCTTTTATTGGGGGGGTCATCAGGTTAATCGGGGGGTATATTAGGCTGCCTCAACCACTGGAggtattcaaacgaaaatactGACTCTTATTTTGCGATCAAAAAACTCATCCGATCAACTGCGAAAAACAGTCAAAAGTACTTCGACTGTCGACACTGGGCAGAAGCAGTTTTGACTGAAATTTCGGCCAAAACTCGTCGGTGACTTTAGTCATAACTAAGTCCATAAATATTATGAGATTAGGACATAATATGAGCTCAAGAACAAAATTGGTGAACCCTGACTCAAAGCTGCCGTCACTCATCGCCGCAGCCGCCAAAGTAGCGATATCCGAGGTAAGACgtagaatatttaattttttctagtTAAAACCACTTTTGACCAATCTCTTTAGTCAAAAgtctaaaagtaaaataaagttaaaaaggaTTTAGAGAAATTCcaaacagaatttaaaaaaaagtcgcTAAGAATAAGGCAGTTAGCAATAATATCAAACATAAATACTTATTggactcataataattattatttgaataattattattagacaatACCAAAAATAAAACGAGAACAAAATTGTTACCTGTCTTAACAATGGTGTCCATGTAGTCCcaatagttaaatatttttcgtaTGATAGTTCCATTTTAAAGggattcttataaaaatataaagtatcAACACGCTCATTTATCATACCTTAATGTATCATCCAAATGTGATAAAAAGTAACAGCGTAATAATGTCTACCTTATCGTAAAAGTTTAATGATGGAAATTAGCAGATGTTCACGAATTTGTTTaaattatctatacctacttataataaaactgtaactggacgatttctgtacaatatattttgaaaattttaatctaaGGAAACAATCAAGCAAGCAAGTCAATCGCGATCACTTAATCGCAAGACACACAATATGAGATAGATATGCCTCTATCTACCAGTGAACGAATTTTCATAATCAGActattagttccggagattatcACTAATttacaaactcacaaactaacATACttccttataataatattagtatctgTAGATTTATctcaactttatttttaactagaggatgctcgcgacttcgtctgcgtggatttaggtttttaaagatcccatgggaactgatgaaagtgtgtctgtctgtctgtagcagacagacagacagacacactttcgcttttttaatattagtatcggatattagtatggatagaataTGATACCCGCTTCTTTGTCCACgtagatgtaggtataggtttGTAAAAATACCGTGGAAACGAGTACTATAGGTCTATAGTAGAAGCTTTTAGTATTGACTTTTTCTAATAAGAAATCCTCAGTACGTACCTGCCTTCTAACCAGGAGTTTAGAAGTTGGCGGTGATTCActcccgtgcctcggagagcatgtAAAGCCATCGGTTCTGCGCCTGATACTTTTCTGGTTGTGTTGGATGTAGGAAccagagagtgcacctgtgtttacgtgcacctacctagatacctaaagtattataatattataatatctcccGCACACTGGGCTAATTTCTATTGAAATTGGCCGCCGTGGCCAAAATTCGGTTAGGAGGACATTATCTATATCCATGCTAAAAACATTGGTTCATTTTGCTTGGTTGTAGCGCCATTgtaggacaaactaacaaacaaacatactttcgcactTAAACtattgattaaattttttattgatcaCATTCTCCATGGTGAATTTATCATAAAGTTGTGAATAGGACTATTTAATTATTGGACTTTTAAGACAAAGCCAATAATAACTCACAAATATAACTaaagtatattatacttactcatACACAACGTAACTGCCAAACGCTACTACTAAAGAGAAAGAATtaggtacaaataaattaagttaaaaaagtaatattttaaattttattaggcACAGAAATAAGATTTTTGCATATTAATACTtattctactttttttttaaatgactgcCTGTTGCTTGTgctatatcaaaaataaatggaaagaattattttaaacaagcTTGTTCTGCATTAATcaatttttcttcttcttttagaACATTGTCATCACCTGAAAAATATTTCTCTACTTCTAAGATTGTTTTATCTTTTGTTTCGGGTAATACTTTGTaaagaatataaataaatatcgatGACACTAAGGCGTAGAATAAAAATGCCCCGTGTGAGTCGAAATATTTGAAAGTAAAAGGAAACATTTTTAAAACGGTACCCATAATAGTATTATTTAGTAGtgcaaaaatacttaaaaataaacttctacACTTTATAGGTGTCAATTCGCTAGCCAAACATTTACACATCAACACAGGACCGCAACTGATGGCTAGTGAAAAACCCACCAAAatgaataaagttaaatatttcttttctgaTATGATATTCAAATGTACTAAATATAAATAGGTTGATAAAATGAACAGAAACGTCACTCCTATGGATGCTGAGCCTAATAACAATGTACGCCGTTTTAGCAACTTATTAAGAAAAACTCCAGCATACATTCCAAGCACTGTAACACCATCTAACACAAGCATTGCTTCGTATGCTGTAGATTCATTTACAGTAATTGTTTTGATTATATCTATAATGTATCCTGTACAAGCCAACTTTCCTGAAAAATGATAAAGGCATGTAGTGAATAGACAAAATATTAATGGTTTATAAAACCTTTTAGCTGTTATGCagttacataatttaataaagCAGTTCTTTTGTTTATCTAATTGAAGTTCTTGTCTTCGTCTTAAATTCTCTTTTTGCGAATATATGAGTTGTTTAAGTTCTTCTTCAGAATTTGTGTCATCTCCTTTTAACCAGCGATGACATTTTGCACATTCCTCAAAACGTCCCTTAGTGGCCAACCAAACAGGCGACTCGGGCCAGAATAATGAGCTCACATTGTAGATAcagcaaataaatatcaataTGCCAATATTTTTCCAGTGGTAAAATGTTCCAATAGCGTTTGAAATCCATACACCCCAATAAAATGTTGCACTTTTGAAAGTGAGAAATATACCTCTATACTCAGGGGATACGTATTCAGTAAGTATCATGATAGCGATCGTCAAATGTGCTGCAGGGAACATTCCTTGTAAAAACCCACTTATTAAAAGTTCAGTAACACttgtactaaaataaaacaacaaaacgCATACTAGTGTATTAAACCATAAAATGGCGTATGGTACTTTTCTCCCATATCTTTCTGCAATAAAGGGAAACATTAAAGTCGTGGGAAGAGACCCGTAGCTGGAGATAGacactgaaataaatatttttatttcataaagaGTTCCATGTGTACCTTTACTTTAATTTGTTGGAATTAAATACAAACTCACACAACCACGATGCTGTTTCCATGCTAATGAATTCTGTTGAATTTGCTTCTTTCCGTATTTGCGGAACAAAAACTGTCGAGGCACCAAAGAATAatccataaataaaaaagtttattgtTACTCCACTACATACAAACACCTGTAAGAAACAAACGTCTTAAGCAAACAGACATGTGATTTGAAATTAAACTACCTATAGTACTCTTATGATACGACTTTAGAACAGTaagaagtacttacctacttttcatTATAAACTGTCAAAAATAGTTAGACTATTATAGAGATTACTGATAGTTAAAAGTATGACTACTTTTGCAGATAACGTTAACTGGATAAGAATTTGGTTCTaacttccaaaaaaaaaatttcaaaagaaaaataaaaccgacttcaaaacccacaagcactaaaaagtaataaataatttttgtt from Maniola jurtina chromosome 10, ilManJurt1.1, whole genome shotgun sequence encodes:
- the LOC123868829 gene encoding facilitated trehalose transporter Tret1-like isoform X1 yields the protein MINERVDTLYFYKNPFKMELSYEKYLTIGTTWTPLLRQMFVCSGVTINFFIYGLFFGAPTVFVPQIRNEANSTEFISMETASWLLSISSYGSLPWTLIFPLIAKRYGRKVPYIILWLNTLVCVLLFYVSTSVTELLISGILQGMLPAIQFTVAIMVLNEYTSPKYRGIFITFKAATFFWGVWISNAIGTFYHWKNIGILIFICCIYNMSSLFWPDSPVWLATNGRFDECAKCHRWLKGGDTDSEEELKQLIFLEKENLRRKQERSLDRQNNCCIKFFNSVTTKRFYKPLIFCLYTLCLYNFSGKLVCTGYVIDIIKTITVNESTAYEAMLVLDGVTVLGMYAGVFLNKLLKRRTLLLGSASIGVMFLFILSTYLYLVNLSVISENKYLTLFILTGFSIAISCGPMIMCTCFATEMIPIKCRSLFLAIYALLSCAMKGTVLKNFPYIFKYLDLHGVFLFYGFISSVFIYILYKVLPETKDKTILEVERYFADDNKIVKEEEELMNPEEFRKTQFS
- the LOC123868831 gene encoding facilitated trehalose transporter Tret1-like, with the protein product MEQSYEKDFTKTNTTKTSWTPLLRQVFVCSGVTINFFIYGLFFGASTVFVPQIRKEANSTEFISMETASWLLSISSYGSLPTTLMFPFIAERYGRKVPYAILWFNTLVCVLLFYFSTSVTELLISGFLQGMFPAAHLTIAIMILTEYVSPEYRGIFLTFKSATFYWGVWISNAIGTFYHWKNIGILIFICCIYNVSSLFWPESPVWLATKGRFEECAKCHRWLKGDDTNSEEELKQLIYSQKENLRRRQELQLDKQKNCFIKLCNCITAKRFYKPLIFCLFTTCLYHFSGKLACTGYIIDIIKTITVNESTAYEAMLVLDGVTVLGMYAGVFLNKLLKRRTLLLGSASIGVTFLFILSTYLYLVHLNIISEKKYLTLFILVGFSLAISCGPVLMCKCLASELTPIKCRSLFLSIFALLNNTIMGTVLKMFPFTFKYFDSHGAFLFYALVSSIFIYILYKVLPETKDKTILEVEKYFSGDDNVLKEEEKLINAEQACLK